Below is a genomic region from Candidatus Binatia bacterium.
CGAAACGAAGGTCTCGGAGCGCGTGCACGTCGGCAACTTCGTCGAGATCAAGAAGTCGCTGCTGGCTCGCGGCGTCAAGGTGAGCCATCTCTCCTATCTCGGCGACGCGACGATCGGGGAAGATACGAACGTCGGCGCGGGAACGATCACCTGCAACTACGACGGCGAGCAGAAGCACGAGACGTTCGTCGGCAGCGACGTCTCGATCGGCTCGAACACGTCCCTCGTGGCGCCGGTCATCGTCGGCGACGGCGCGCTCACCGGCGCCGGCTCGGTCGTCACGAAAGACGTTCCGCCGGGCGAACGGGTCGCCGGAAATCCCGCGCGCCCGCTTCCGAAGAAATGAGAACGCTGCTCGGCCTGCTTCTCGGACTGCTCGTGCTGGCGACAGGAGCGGCGATCGCGAGCGAACGGCCCGACGCGCTCGGCCGCCGCGTCGACTCGATTCCGCAGAGCGTCTTGCTCTCGCAGCCGGCGACGGCGCTCGTGGATGGCGCGCGCCAAGCCGGCGCGCTGCGCCGCGCGCATTGGACCGTCACGGGCTGGATTCTCATTCAGATCTTCGAGGCGATCGCGCTCTTCTATCTGTGGAGCTCGGGCGGCGCGGCGGGACTGCGCGATTGGTTGCGCAAGCGCGTCGCGCAGGAGTGGAACGTCCGCTTCCTCTTCGGCGCGGCGCTCGCGCTCGTCGCGCGGCTCGCGGCCCTCATTCCGTCGTTCTATCTCTATCGCGTCGATCGGACGCTCGATCTCACCTTCGAGCTGACGCGCTGGTGGCTGCTCTACTGGGCGTTTCACACGATCCTGGGGATGGTTATCGCCGGCGTGATCGCAGCCGTCGTGCTCGGGCTCGTCGCTCGCACGCACCAGTGGTACGTCTACACGATTATCGCGATTCTAGCGGCCAGCGTCGGCTGGGCCTACGCGCGCCCGTACGTGACGCTCCCCGATGCTCACGCGCTCTTCGTCCACCCGCCGCACTCGCAGGTGACGGTGATGGTCGAAGGCCTTCCCGGAAGCACGCCGCCCGAGATCGACTACCTTGCCGCCTTCGAACTCGGCCACGTCGTTCACGGCGACGCGCTCTCGATCGCACTGATCGAGGGAGGCGTGATCATCGTCTTCGCCTCGATTGCGGTTTTCATCGCGGAT
It encodes:
- a CDS encoding M48 family metalloprotease, which encodes MRTLLGLLLGLLVLATGAAIASERPDALGRRVDSIPQSVLLSQPATALVDGARQAGALRRAHWTVTGWILIQIFEAIALFYLWSSGGAAGLRDWLRKRVAQEWNVRFLFGAALALVARLAALIPSFYLYRVDRTLDLTFELTRWWLLYWAFHTILGMVIAGVIAAVVLGLVARTHQWYVYTIIAILAASVGWAYARPYVTLPDAHALFVHPPHSQVTVMVEGLPGSTPPEIDYLAAFELGHVVHGDALSIALIEGGVIIVFASIAVFIADRIRFRRDDDPLSRLAIVGALLALVYIVAVPVRNAAVRAYDFDADKYAVALTRDPGAAVRALVRSADERMIEVCPEWTARLFLYTAPGTGARVAAINRVPSACP